A genomic stretch from Anaerolinea thermophila UNI-1 includes:
- a CDS encoding DNA-methyltransferase — MADYKSIQLTNFEVDKKVLDIVNNCLSQQPDPRPFVEINSIGYVFYFHTLDIKLLQRNIEMLTAHDLFSANNPSSSRKAGELLQKIYEEVSKIGSYGIRSGKRQYVNFDIERKVRNRKAKEQNRSQYYYAQDNNFSKISNQLPPEMTNQIFCGDSLEVLKKIPDNSIDLIFTSPPYNFGLEYERQDDAHKWDLYFEKLFAIFDECIRVLKFGGRIAVNIQPLFSDYIPSHHLISNFFISRRMIWKGEILWEKNNYNCKYTAWGSWKSPSNPYLKYTWEFIEIFAKGTLKKSGDPKNADITSDEFKEWVVAKWSIAPERKMKEFGHPAMFPEKLAERVIKLFSFVGDIVLDPFNGVGTTTAVAQKLGRKFIGIDISQEYCDIAQKRLKNTLL; from the coding sequence ATGGCAGACTATAAATCCATCCAGTTAACAAATTTTGAAGTAGACAAAAAAGTTTTGGATATTGTTAATAACTGCTTATCACAACAACCTGATCCACGCCCATTTGTTGAAATAAATTCAATAGGATATGTGTTTTATTTCCACACATTAGATATCAAATTATTACAAAGAAACATTGAAATGCTCACCGCCCATGACTTGTTTTCTGCTAATAATCCTAGCTCTTCACGTAAAGCGGGAGAATTACTGCAAAAAATATATGAGGAGGTTAGCAAAATTGGAAGTTATGGTATCAGATCAGGAAAACGTCAATATGTTAATTTTGATATTGAAAGAAAAGTCCGTAACCGAAAAGCCAAAGAACAAAATAGGTCTCAGTATTACTATGCGCAGGACAATAACTTTTCAAAAATCAGCAATCAACTGCCACCTGAAATGACCAATCAAATTTTTTGTGGGGATAGTTTGGAAGTTCTGAAGAAGATACCTGACAACTCAATAGATCTAATTTTTACATCTCCACCATATAATTTTGGGCTTGAATATGAGAGGCAAGACGATGCGCATAAATGGGATCTATACTTTGAAAAATTATTTGCTATTTTCGATGAATGCATACGGGTTTTAAAATTTGGTGGGCGAATAGCAGTTAATATACAGCCTCTGTTTTCTGATTATATTCCATCGCATCATTTGATAAGCAACTTCTTTATAAGTAGACGTATGATATGGAAAGGCGAAATTCTGTGGGAAAAAAATAACTACAATTGCAAATATACTGCTTGGGGTTCCTGGAAAAGCCCGAGTAATCCTTACCTTAAGTACACTTGGGAATTCATCGAAATTTTTGCAAAAGGTACTCTAAAAAAAAGTGGAGACCCCAAAAATGCTGATATAACTTCTGATGAATTCAAAGAATGGGTAGTTGCAAAATGGAGTATTGCCCCAGAAAGAAAAATGAAAGAATTTGGTCACCCAGCCATGTTCCCAGAAAAACTAGCAGAGAGAGTTATTAAGCTCTTTTCTTTCGTCGGGGATATTGTATTAGATCCATTTAATGGTGTGGGAACAACAACTGCTGTTGCTCAGAAACTCGGGCGTAAATTTATCGGGATTGATATTTCACAAGAATATTGCGATATAGCCCAAAAACGCTTGAAAAACACTTTACTATAG
- a CDS encoding DUF7672 family protein, with product MLILRMFLVGWIVLAGAILLNLLAGALHLATWYTFLQSVSAQGLTSALRALRWQDAVFLFLVYPLGLGGLAWAGGWLARQMAG from the coding sequence ATGCTCATCCTGCGGATGTTTCTGGTTGGGTGGATTGTACTGGCGGGCGCCATCCTGCTGAATCTGCTGGCGGGTGCGCTCCATCTCGCCACGTGGTACACCTTCCTGCAAAGCGTCTCGGCGCAGGGGCTGACATCAGCCCTGCGCGCCTTGCGCTGGCAGGATGCAGTCTTCCTGTTCCTTGTCTATCCCCTGGGGCTGGGCGGGCTGGCGTGGGCAGGGGGTTGGCTGGCAAGGCAAATGGCGGGGTAG
- a CDS encoding methylglyoxal synthase, with the protein MHERKLVSQAKKHIALIAHDGMKQELLEWVDFNKGTLARHFLYATASTGKLIMENTGLPVSVLASGPLGGDLQIGSGIVEGKIDFLIFFWDPLEPQPHDPDVKALLRVAVLYNIPTASNRATADYLISSPLMESPYTRILPDFSHKIHREV; encoded by the coding sequence ATGCACGAACGCAAACTGGTTTCTCAAGCCAAAAAACACATCGCTCTGATTGCTCACGATGGCATGAAACAGGAACTGCTGGAATGGGTGGATTTCAACAAAGGCACACTCGCCCGCCATTTCCTGTATGCCACGGCTTCGACGGGAAAGTTAATCATGGAAAACACCGGCTTGCCCGTCAGCGTACTGGCAAGCGGGCCACTGGGCGGCGATTTGCAAATCGGCTCGGGAATCGTGGAAGGCAAGATTGACTTCCTGATCTTCTTCTGGGATCCGCTGGAGCCGCAACCCCACGACCCCGACGTGAAGGCGTTGTTGCGTGTGGCGGTGCTGTACAACATCCCCACCGCATCCAACCGCGCCACTGCCGATTACCTGATTTCTTCTCCGCTCATGGAAAGCCCCTACACGCGCATTCTGCCCGATTTCTCCCACAAGATTCACCGCGAAGTTTGA
- a CDS encoding FmdB family zinc ribbon protein, translating into MPLYEYHCDECQEDFEKLVSLSECDVNPRCPACGSLRTRRQISTFATRGSSPTWSLSSPSASSGCSSKGSLFS; encoded by the coding sequence ATGCCGTTGTACGAGTACCATTGCGATGAGTGCCAGGAAGATTTCGAAAAACTGGTCAGCCTGAGCGAGTGCGACGTCAACCCGCGCTGTCCTGCCTGCGGCAGTCTGCGCACCCGCAGGCAGATTTCCACCTTTGCCACGCGCGGCTCATCGCCTACCTGGAGTTTGTCCTCGCCCTCTGCTTCCTCAGGGTGTTCTTCCAAAGGAAGCCTCTTCAGTTGA
- a CDS encoding metal-sensitive transcriptional regulator, whose product MKLRDPQLQETLIQRLRRIEGQIRGVEGMLENQRDCREILQQVSAVQAALRSFSRSLLEEYAVTCLLDEEARTDPRLAEKNLRELIELITRAQ is encoded by the coding sequence ATGAAATTGCGCGATCCACAATTACAGGAAACATTGATTCAACGCCTGCGCCGCATCGAAGGACAGATTCGCGGCGTAGAGGGTATGCTGGAGAATCAGCGGGATTGCCGGGAAATTCTTCAGCAGGTTTCGGCAGTGCAGGCGGCACTGCGCAGTTTCAGCCGTTCCCTGCTGGAAGAGTACGCGGTCACCTGCCTGCTGGATGAAGAAGCCCGCACTGACCCGCGCCTTGCCGAGAAGAATTTGCGCGAATTGATTGAGTTGATTACGAGAGCACAATAA
- a CDS encoding OsmC family protein has protein sequence MASARIKWTGQKEFIGVDSTNHSVVISTPAEGTGMKPSELLLVALASCTAVDVVEILTKKKLTLTGLEIFATAEQEADPPWTFRKIHLNYVFRGKDLTEKAVEQAIALSEEKYCSVAATIRGKAEITTSYEIHLEA, from the coding sequence ATGGCATCTGCACGCATTAAATGGACGGGACAGAAAGAGTTTATCGGGGTGGATTCCACCAACCATTCGGTGGTCATCTCCACACCTGCTGAAGGCACAGGAATGAAGCCCTCGGAATTACTGCTGGTGGCGCTGGCATCCTGCACGGCGGTGGATGTGGTGGAAATTCTCACCAAAAAGAAACTCACCCTCACCGGGCTGGAAATCTTTGCTACCGCAGAGCAGGAAGCCGATCCGCCGTGGACGTTCCGCAAAATTCATCTGAATTATGTTTTCCGCGGTAAAGACCTGACCGAAAAAGCCGTGGAGCAAGCCATCGCCCTGTCGGAAGAGAAATACTGTTCGGTAGCGGCAACCATCCGCGGTAAAGCCGAGATCACCACCTCATACGAGATTCACCTCGAGGCTTGA
- the thrC gene encoding threonine synthase — protein sequence MRGFLNTPDSSLYSGVLARYGAWMDLPAHTRPVTLLEGNTPLIPMPRLAQELGGGFELFVKFEGMNPTGSFKDRGMTAAISEAFGRGVHTVICASTGNTAASAAAYAARAQMRAIVIIPEGKVAAGKLAGAVAYGAQVIQIQGSFDDALSLVVEISERHPIALVNSLNPYRLEGQKTAAFEIVDALGSAPDWLCLPVGNAGNITSYWMGFRQDHARRSSGLPRILGVQAEGAAPLVLGHPVEHPETVATAIRIGKPARGEQALEAAEQSGGRIIAVSDAEILAMQRRLAGEGVWVEPASAAGLAGLARQLREGKMRLSELRGRRVVAVCTGHGLKDPEIIAHNMPAPLRLPARMDALEEAILGVSR from the coding sequence ATGCGAGGTTTCTTGAACACCCCTGATTCTTCTCTTTATTCTGGCGTGCTGGCGCGTTATGGCGCATGGATGGACTTGCCCGCTCACACCCGTCCGGTGACCCTGCTGGAAGGCAACACGCCGCTCATCCCCATGCCGCGGCTGGCGCAGGAACTGGGCGGCGGCTTCGAATTGTTCGTCAAATTTGAGGGCATGAACCCGACGGGTTCTTTCAAAGACCGCGGGATGACTGCCGCCATCAGCGAAGCCTTTGGGCGCGGGGTGCATACAGTGATTTGTGCCTCGACCGGCAACACGGCGGCATCGGCGGCGGCATATGCCGCCCGCGCGCAGATGCGTGCCATTGTCATCATCCCTGAAGGCAAGGTAGCGGCGGGAAAACTGGCGGGAGCGGTAGCGTACGGCGCGCAGGTGATTCAGATTCAGGGGTCGTTTGACGATGCTTTGAGTCTGGTGGTGGAGATTTCCGAGCGTCACCCCATCGCGCTGGTCAATTCGCTCAACCCCTATCGTCTGGAAGGGCAGAAAACCGCCGCGTTTGAGATTGTGGATGCGTTGGGGAGCGCTCCCGATTGGTTATGCCTGCCGGTGGGCAATGCCGGCAACATCACTTCGTACTGGATGGGCTTCCGTCAGGATCACGCCCGTCGTTCCAGCGGACTGCCGCGCATTCTGGGCGTACAGGCAGAGGGCGCCGCGCCGCTGGTGCTGGGGCATCCGGTAGAGCATCCCGAAACGGTGGCAACCGCCATCCGCATCGGCAAGCCCGCCCGCGGCGAGCAAGCCCTGGAAGCCGCCGAGCAGTCCGGCGGGCGCATCATTGCGGTGAGCGATGCCGAAATCCTTGCCATGCAGAGGCGTCTGGCAGGCGAAGGTGTGTGGGTGGAGCCTGCCTCGGCGGCTGGGCTGGCGGGACTTGCCCGCCAGTTGCGCGAAGGCAAAATGCGCCTGAGCGAGTTGCGCGGCAGGCGGGTGGTGGCAGTGTGCACCGGTCACGGGCTGAAAGACCCGGAGATCATTGCGCACAACATGCCCGCTCCCCTTCGTCTGCCCGCCCGCATGGACGCGCTGGAAGAAGCCATTCTGGGAGTTTCCCGATGA
- the thrB gene encoding homoserine kinase, with the protein MNFTVRVPATTANLGPGFDCLGLALDLWNEAEFCFEGEGICVEIHGEGAEALSKKPDNLILTAFFRLLHQLGAPKPRGVRLRVQNHVPVGSGLGSSASAVVAGLLAARAWSGRDIPAERLLDVAVSLEGHADNASAALFGGLTVSVNTPQGWLVERFEPAPMQMVVVLPQFSLSTRSARLALPALLEHGDAVFNLGRTALVVEALRRGDLELLGRVMDDRLHQPYRLPLIPGAQDALRAAKEAGAAAVALSGAGPSLIAFPYQDPEPVAHSMQTAFQKQGVPARAFYLHSTPLGAQILG; encoded by the coding sequence ATGAACTTCACCGTGCGCGTGCCGGCGACGACGGCAAACCTGGGACCCGGCTTTGATTGTCTGGGACTGGCGCTGGACCTGTGGAATGAAGCCGAGTTTTGCTTTGAGGGCGAAGGCATCTGCGTGGAGATTCACGGCGAGGGCGCCGAGGCGCTCTCCAAAAAGCCGGACAACCTGATTCTCACCGCCTTTTTCCGCTTGCTTCACCAACTGGGCGCGCCGAAACCGCGCGGAGTGCGTTTGCGCGTACAGAATCACGTGCCGGTAGGTTCGGGGTTAGGCTCAAGCGCCTCGGCGGTAGTGGCGGGCTTGCTGGCGGCGCGGGCATGGAGCGGAAGGGACATCCCGGCGGAGCGTTTGCTTGACGTTGCTGTATCTCTCGAAGGACATGCCGATAATGCCAGCGCCGCGCTGTTCGGCGGGCTGACGGTTTCGGTCAACACTCCACAGGGCTGGCTGGTGGAACGCTTTGAACCCGCTCCAATGCAGATGGTGGTGGTGCTTCCACAGTTCAGTCTTTCCACCCGTTCGGCGCGGCTGGCACTGCCGGCACTGCTGGAACATGGCGATGCCGTGTTCAACCTCGGGCGGACGGCGCTGGTCGTGGAAGCCCTGCGCAGGGGAGACCTGGAACTGCTGGGCAGGGTGATGGACGACCGACTGCACCAGCCCTACCGCCTGCCGCTCATCCCCGGGGCGCAGGATGCTCTGCGGGCGGCAAAAGAAGCGGGAGCGGCGGCAGTGGCGCTTTCGGGGGCGGGTCCCAGTTTAATCGCCTTCCCCTATCAAGACCCTGAACCCGTGGCGCATTCCATGCAAACTGCCTTTCAAAAACAGGGCGTGCCTGCACGGGCGTTTTATCTGCATTCTACCCCTCTGGGTGCGCAGATTTTGGGTTAA
- a CDS encoding prenyltransferase, translated as MKPFPFLFGPMRVPFLLLTPACVAVGVATAYRQTGHLSLLDILIVLIGALAAHISVNVFNEYYDFKSGLDSRTQRTPFSGGSGSLQAHPEMARATLILAWASFAVTALVGLYFVWKQGWGLLPLGILGLVILVTYTLWFVYQPVLCLIVPGLGFGILMVMGTHYALTGTYTWTAFIASLVPTFLVSNLLLLNQFPDVEADQSVGRRHYPIVLGRRASSVVYGLFLLGAYLAVGVGVALRLLPWTSLLALLTLVLSWKAFRGAFENAENIPALIPSMGMNVIINLATPVLLALGLFLA; from the coding sequence ATGAAACCCTTTCCCTTCCTGTTTGGTCCCATGCGGGTTCCCTTTCTTCTGCTCACCCCGGCTTGCGTGGCGGTGGGTGTAGCCACGGCCTACCGGCAGACGGGGCATCTCTCCCTGCTGGATATCCTCATTGTCCTGATTGGCGCGCTGGCGGCGCATATCAGTGTCAACGTCTTCAATGAGTATTACGATTTCAAGAGCGGATTGGATTCGCGCACCCAGCGCACCCCCTTCAGCGGCGGGAGCGGCAGTTTGCAAGCCCATCCCGAAATGGCGCGCGCCACGCTGATTCTGGCGTGGGCGTCCTTTGCCGTCACTGCGCTGGTGGGGCTGTACTTTGTCTGGAAGCAGGGCTGGGGACTGCTCCCGTTGGGTATCCTCGGGCTGGTGATTCTGGTCACTTATACTTTGTGGTTTGTGTATCAGCCTGTGTTGTGTCTCATTGTCCCCGGGCTGGGCTTTGGCATCCTCATGGTGATGGGCACGCACTACGCCCTGACCGGCACATACACCTGGACGGCGTTCATCGCTTCGCTGGTGCCGACCTTCCTGGTCAGCAACCTGCTACTGCTCAACCAGTTTCCGGATGTCGAAGCCGATCAAAGCGTGGGCAGGCGGCACTATCCCATTGTGCTGGGACGGCGCGCCAGCAGTGTGGTATACGGTTTGTTCCTGCTGGGGGCGTACCTGGCGGTGGGTGTGGGCGTAGCATTGCGCCTTCTGCCCTGGACCAGTCTGCTGGCTCTGCTGACACTGGTGCTATCCTGGAAAGCCTTCCGCGGGGCATTTGAAAATGCCGAAAACATCCCCGCGCTGATTCCCTCTATGGGCATGAACGTCATCATCAACCTGGCGACGCCTGTCCTGCTGGCGCTGGGGCTGTTCCTGGCATAA
- a CDS encoding thiolase family protein, which produces MYNQSMVEEAVIIEAVRTPIGALGGSLARVRPDDLAAHVLQALLERTQIDPALVEEVMLGCANQAGEDNRNVARMALLLAGFPVEVAGVTVNRLCASGLSAVNMAARAIRLGEGDVFIAGGVESMSRAPYSLPKAETGFPFGNLTAYDTALGWRYPNPRMQALYGTESMGETAENIAEMTGITRQEQDAFALASHQRAIAAIDSGKFAEEIVPVPVPQKKGDPLMVDTDERPRRDTTLESLAKLKPAFRPNGTVTAGNSSGLNDGAAALLLMSASRAAQLGLKPLARIVSSAVAGVPPRIMGMGPVPAARKALARAGLTLEQIVLVEINEAFAVQTLAVMRELGLPHDKVNVNGGAIALGHPLGCSGARILTTLIHEMRRRAPYMPRPFYGLATLCVGVGQGEATIVEWLA; this is translated from the coding sequence ATGTACAATCAAAGCATGGTAGAAGAGGCTGTAATCATTGAGGCTGTTCGCACCCCCATCGGTGCATTGGGGGGCAGTTTGGCTCGGGTGCGCCCGGATGATCTGGCGGCGCACGTTCTGCAAGCCCTGCTGGAGCGCACGCAGATAGACCCTGCGCTGGTCGAAGAGGTCATGCTGGGATGCGCCAATCAGGCGGGCGAGGATAACCGCAACGTTGCCCGCATGGCGCTCTTGCTGGCAGGCTTTCCCGTTGAGGTGGCAGGGGTTACCGTCAACCGGTTATGCGCTTCCGGGCTGAGCGCGGTAAACATGGCGGCACGGGCAATCCGCCTGGGCGAGGGGGATGTGTTCATTGCGGGCGGGGTAGAGAGCATGTCCCGCGCGCCCTACTCTCTGCCCAAAGCCGAGACGGGCTTCCCCTTCGGCAACCTGACGGCTTACGATACAGCGCTGGGCTGGCGTTACCCCAATCCGCGCATGCAGGCGCTGTACGGTACTGAGTCCATGGGTGAGACGGCGGAGAACATTGCCGAGATGACCGGTATCACCCGCCAAGAGCAGGATGCCTTTGCGCTTGCCAGCCATCAGCGTGCCATTGCCGCCATCGACTCGGGAAAGTTCGCCGAGGAAATCGTCCCCGTGCCCGTCCCGCAGAAAAAGGGCGATCCGCTCATGGTGGATACCGACGAGCGTCCCCGCCGCGACACTACCCTGGAATCGCTGGCAAAACTCAAACCGGCGTTCCGTCCCAACGGCACGGTGACGGCGGGTAATTCCTCGGGGTTGAATGATGGCGCCGCCGCCCTGCTGTTGATGAGTGCCTCGCGTGCCGCGCAACTGGGCTTGAAACCGCTGGCGCGCATCGTCAGTTCTGCCGTTGCGGGCGTCCCCCCGCGCATCATGGGCATGGGACCCGTTCCTGCCGCCCGCAAGGCGCTGGCGCGTGCCGGCTTGACGCTGGAGCAGATAGTCCTGGTGGAAATCAATGAAGCCTTTGCCGTGCAAACCCTGGCAGTGATGCGCGAACTGGGCTTACCCCATGATAAAGTCAACGTGAACGGCGGGGCGATTGCGCTGGGGCATCCGCTGGGATGTTCGGGTGCGCGCATCCTCACCACGTTGATTCATGAGATGCGCCGCCGCGCGCCGTACATGCCGCGCCCGTTCTACGGGCTGGCAACCCTGTGCGTGGGCGTGGGTCAGGGCGAAGCCACCATTGTGGAGTGGCTGGCATGA
- a CDS encoding NAD-dependent epimerase/dehydratase family protein produces MNVLVTGASGFIGGNLCRVLVQAGHRVRAFHRASSVLTLLEGLDVEHAVGDLTQPETVARAMEGIEVVFHAAAWMGSSDPGKLYAVTVEGTRTVLRCAREAGVRRVVHTSSVAALGVPEYRSPFPINENHTWNYRPERYPYGYAKYLAELEVQRAVAQGLDAVIVNPALVFGAGDVYRQSRSLLRQVAARRFPFSVEGGLNVVHLDDVIEGHLAALERGRTGERYILGGENLSLHAMLSLAASVVGVPPPTLVLPAGIVRAAAIPLNAFQRFLNLPVPVETLHLAGYYFYFDTTKARRELGIALERSARQAFADAWEWMRFPR; encoded by the coding sequence ATGAACGTACTGGTAACCGGCGCAAGCGGATTCATTGGCGGCAATTTGTGCCGCGTCCTGGTGCAGGCGGGTCACCGCGTGCGCGCGTTCCACCGCGCTTCCAGCGTGCTGACCCTGCTGGAAGGGCTGGATGTGGAGCATGCCGTGGGTGACCTCACCCAGCCGGAGACGGTGGCACGCGCCATGGAAGGCATTGAGGTAGTCTTTCACGCCGCGGCATGGATGGGTAGCAGCGACCCTGGCAAACTCTATGCGGTGACGGTGGAAGGCACACGCACGGTTCTGCGGTGTGCCCGCGAGGCGGGGGTGCGCCGCGTGGTGCATACCAGTTCGGTTGCCGCACTGGGGGTGCCGGAATACCGCTCGCCCTTCCCCATTAATGAGAATCACACCTGGAATTACCGCCCGGAGCGCTACCCCTACGGGTATGCCAAATATCTGGCGGAACTGGAAGTCCAGCGGGCGGTGGCGCAGGGGCTGGACGCCGTCATCGTCAACCCGGCGCTGGTGTTTGGCGCGGGCGATGTATATCGCCAGTCGCGCTCCCTGCTCAGGCAGGTTGCCGCCCGCCGCTTTCCCTTTTCGGTGGAAGGCGGGCTGAACGTGGTGCATCTTGACGATGTCATTGAAGGACATCTGGCGGCGCTGGAACGCGGACGCACCGGCGAGCGCTATATCCTCGGCGGGGAAAACCTCAGCCTGCATGCCATGCTCAGCCTGGCGGCTTCGGTTGTGGGAGTGCCGCCCCCCACGCTGGTGCTCCCTGCCGGGATTGTCCGGGCGGCGGCTATTCCTCTGAATGCCTTCCAGCGGTTTTTAAATCTGCCAGTTCCGGTGGAGACGCTTCATCTGGCGGGGTATTACTTCTATTTCGATACCACCAAAGCCCGCAGGGAATTGGGCATCGCGCTGGAACGCTCTGCCCGTCAGGCATTTGCGGATGCCTGGGAATGGATGCGTTTTCCCCGCTGA
- a CDS encoding CPBP family intramembrane glutamic endopeptidase, giving the protein MNNGLTDWIKRHSLITFYLLAFLFSWLGWIPQLLTARGVWTVDHPLLSLLGGGGPTLAAVLVVWWTQGRQAVGGLFARLVQARAGWRWLGAVFAFWILVGALAWSLMMLFTPHRANLQGFSWGVLVPVFLTMLLSNVWEEIGWRGFALPRFQERFSDWHTALIMAGLWSVWHLPLLLNPKNPMSGLPWSAELLFSLALTVVYIWLYRQTGGSLFYVTVFHALSNTLAYAFLAWGVFLESYGFVVGLTALAAVVILKVYGTQQFAYPQGVDKILD; this is encoded by the coding sequence ATGAACAACGGGCTTACCGATTGGATAAAACGCCATTCGCTGATTACGTTTTACCTGCTGGCGTTCCTGTTTTCCTGGCTGGGGTGGATTCCTCAATTGCTCACCGCGCGGGGGGTGTGGACGGTAGATCATCCGCTGTTGTCCCTGCTGGGCGGGGGCGGTCCCACTCTGGCGGCGGTACTGGTGGTATGGTGGACGCAGGGCAGGCAGGCGGTGGGCGGCTTGTTTGCCCGTCTGGTTCAGGCGCGGGCGGGCTGGCGCTGGCTGGGAGCAGTCTTTGCCTTCTGGATTCTCGTGGGGGCGCTGGCATGGAGTTTGATGATGCTCTTTACCCCGCATCGCGCCAATCTGCAGGGGTTCTCGTGGGGAGTCCTCGTGCCGGTGTTTCTGACCATGCTGTTGTCAAACGTATGGGAGGAGATCGGCTGGCGCGGCTTTGCCCTGCCGCGTTTTCAGGAACGTTTTTCCGACTGGCATACGGCGCTGATCATGGCAGGGTTATGGAGCGTGTGGCACTTGCCCCTCTTGTTGAATCCCAAAAACCCCATGTCGGGCTTGCCGTGGAGCGCTGAATTGCTCTTCAGCCTTGCGCTCACGGTGGTTTATATCTGGCTCTACCGGCAGACGGGCGGCAGTCTCTTCTACGTGACGGTGTTCCATGCCCTTTCCAATACGCTGGCTTATGCGTTTCTGGCATGGGGGGTATTCCTGGAATCCTACGGGTTTGTCGTGGGGCTAACCGCTCTGGCGGCGGTGGTGATTTTGAAGGTCTATGGGACGCAGCAGTTTGCCTATCCCCAGGGAGTGGATAAAATTCTGGATTAG
- a CDS encoding helix-turn-helix domain-containing protein has translation MPTCPKCQQTERQNKAGRTESGAQRYKCMRCGHKYTPEPKPRGYPEEMRKQALQMYVDGMNLRRIARHLGVHHRTVSLWIQAYAARISEVPLPEEVKEVEMDELFTFIGHKKTGSTSSPL, from the coding sequence ATGCCAACCTGTCCAAAATGCCAACAAACAGAACGACAGAATAAAGCCGGGAGAACCGAGTCAGGCGCTCAGCGCTACAAGTGTATGCGCTGTGGGCACAAATACACACCTGAACCGAAACCGCGCGGATACCCGGAAGAGATGCGCAAGCAAGCCTTGCAGATGTATGTAGATGGGATGAACTTGCGACGGATCGCCCGTCATTTGGGGGTTCATCACCGCACCGTGTCGTTGTGGATCCAAGCCTACGCCGCACGAATTTCTGAAGTGCCCCTGCCTGAAGAGGTTAAGGAAGTGGAAATGGACGAACTGTTCACCTTTATCGGGCATAAAAAAACCGGATCTACATCATCACCCTTGTAG
- a CDS encoding helix-turn-helix domain-containing protein — MPEFHQWLEQKFRQWEKEQGKAQSYYAFARYLGVSQSDLALWMIGDGLPGADDLSLIAEKLGDEVYTIMEKPRADPFLQKMVDAFPVLPVGLRERLASAAWDTRQYIQSRGLDPESVEAKKALVEIFQRYGIRFGG, encoded by the coding sequence ATGCCTGAGTTTCACCAGTGGTTGGAGCAGAAATTCCGTCAGTGGGAAAAGGAACAGGGCAAAGCCCAATCGTACTACGCTTTTGCCCGTTACCTTGGAGTATCGCAAAGCGACCTTGCCCTGTGGATGATCGGTGACGGTCTGCCCGGTGCGGATGACCTCAGCCTGATTGCCGAAAAACTGGGCGACGAGGTATACACCATTATGGAAAAACCGCGCGCCGATCCTTTCCTGCAAAAAATGGTGGATGCCTTCCCTGTGTTACCCGTAGGACTGCGCGAACGTCTTGCCAGTGCAGCCTGGGATACCCGCCAGTACATTCAAAGCCGTGGATTGGATCCTGAGTCGGTGGAAGCCAAAAAAGCGCTGGTCGAAATCTTCCAGCGCTATGGCATCCGTTTTGGCGGTTAG
- a CDS encoding ribonuclease Z, whose product MFEITFLGTSASAPSVKRGLSAQLVKHNEYRFLIDCGEGTQRQILQAGLGFKRLNHILITHGHLDHILGLAGLLSTFMRWETIDHLEIYGPRSALERIDDLLTRVVLRGARPPMPLTLIPITPGVFFEGDDFRVSAFPVHHRGSESLGYLFEERSRRPFLPEKADALGVPAGPLRRDLVEGRAVHLPDGRTITPDMVLGEERPGTRLVHVGDCGETESLLGVVSGADGLVIEATYLEEEREMAHQFSHLTARMAAELAQRAGVKALYLTHLSRRYREKDVLAEAQSVFPNTIVVRDFDTFIIKRNE is encoded by the coding sequence ATGTTTGAAATCACTTTTCTGGGAACTTCGGCTTCAGCCCCCTCGGTCAAGCGGGGGCTTTCTGCGCAACTGGTCAAGCACAACGAATACCGCTTTCTGATTGACTGCGGCGAAGGCACGCAACGCCAGATTCTCCAGGCAGGGCTGGGTTTCAAACGCCTCAACCACATTTTGATTACCCACGGGCATCTGGATCACATCCTCGGACTGGCGGGGTTGCTCTCCACCTTTATGCGCTGGGAAACCATTGACCACCTGGAAATTTACGGTCCGCGCTCGGCACTGGAACGTATTGACGACCTGCTCACCCGGGTTGTCCTGCGTGGGGCGCGCCCCCCCATGCCCCTCACGCTGATTCCCATCACCCCCGGGGTATTCTTTGAAGGCGATGACTTCCGTGTCTCGGCGTTTCCGGTACATCACCGCGGGAGCGAGAGTTTGGGCTATCTGTTTGAAGAACGCTCGCGGCGCCCCTTCCTGCCCGAAAAAGCCGATGCCCTGGGCGTGCCTGCCGGACCGCTGCGCCGCGATCTGGTTGAAGGGCGAGCCGTGCACCTGCCAGACGGCAGAACCATCACCCCGGATATGGTGCTTGGGGAAGAACGCCCCGGGACGCGCCTGGTGCATGTGGGCGATTGTGGAGAAACCGAGAGCCTGCTGGGCGTTGTCAGCGGTGCAGATGGGCTGGTCATTGAAGCCACCTATCTGGAAGAGGAACGCGAGATGGCACACCAGTTCTCGCACCTCACCGCACGCATGGCGGCTGAACTGGCACAGCGCGCCGGAGTCAAAGCGCTGTACCTCACCCACCTCTCCCGCCGCTACCGTGAGAAAGACGTGCTTGCCGAAGCGCAAAGCGTCTTTCCCAATACCATTGTGGTACGGGATTTTGATACCTTTATCATCAAACGCAACGAGTGA